In a genomic window of Brettanomyces nanus chromosome 1, complete sequence:
- a CDS encoding uncharacterized protein (EggNog:ENOG41), which produces MQFTEGKDSDDDGSIKRSSSSVSISNLLLHPFYGSKDRRVPNVRTRYSISSYQQKHDNSKDLQMIPVTGVDIKNGIPADQQAETPAKTQNELTLEEYRNEMKEREPQDESHREGEENEENVKPQGIKERWSIWNIWESDQLEEVDRETPRTVEETEESASVHEDINGEESEHVETSVGAKESFGFIPRKSSVFFWANRSSMVSPKPSIDIVTTAAEELEPNELSKVVSSVGEEPIIRENTESSRWWSWISNRNATKSSGNLTEPVTAVSENDNEHQHENELRKSTKEAENIIKIKTSAYLKPSSWAFYKRVGDDCGQISIMGTKSLKEPLTVQHDIQCQFYIKEQDRFKTDVKEDALELSQIDSSVVIPKLDWNYRNLTTRTKLRILVSSIGGPVQKCFLGETHLYHDSRYSRRSKTVEHKKAVIVGVHSFLPLQLVEKFFNEPTGSSDEMVEMTRLQLLKWGEEHNTELEIETIALDGYGSIFDRVSNCISLMENWITSVEECDILLMVSNMQSVAISVHLLSRLITAGYLNNVSKVGMINIGGSFLGPAIGLDSKLTVKPHSSQSLENDILLELFDFQDRETLQSRELIRHMKILISQNVKISFIGSMTHPIVPIYSSLCVHLAHPNIYRAIYVDGASNQPDFLVTLLNLALTVKNLNMEDHKLLLELSNFFLESGNRMKDSKVRANSMIENGNVYRIGIRNMLETSDLMFERPVKEEVFDLKEFNMNEYHLPWCMRGFMEEMGKLKRKEEKRRDQRITIDTQQMIEQLLEEFRSWEPKEKEYRDLRYCIEALKEMKGSELM; this is translated from the coding sequence ATGCAATTCACCGAAGGAAAAGATAGCGATGATGACGGATCTATAAAACGTTCCAGTTCTAGCGTTTCAATATCTaatttgcttcttcacCCCTTTTATGGAAGTAAAGATCGTCGTGTGCCAAATGTGAGAACGAGATACAGTATATCTAGCTATCAGCAGAAGCATGATAATTCGAAAGATCTACAGATGATTCCTGTTACAGGGGTTGATATAAAGAATGGGATTCCAGCTGATCAGCAGGCTGAAACACCGGCAAAGACTCAAAACGAATTGACATTGGAGGAATATAGAAACGAGATGAAAGAACGAGAACCCCAAGACGAGAGTCATCGAGAGGGGGAAGAGAACGAAGAGAATGTAAAACCGCAAGGGattaaagaaagatggtCTATATGGAATATATGGGAAAGTGATcaactggaagaagttgatagAGAAACACCACGGACGGTTGAAGAGACTGAAGAATCGGCCTCTGTTCACGAAGACataaatggagaagaatcTGAACATGTCGAAACTTCTGTTGGAGCTAAAGAGTCTTTTGGTTTCATCCCACGTAAGTCTTCAGTATTCTTTTGGGCCAATAGGTCGTCCATGGTGAGTCCAAAGCCTTCTATAGACATTGTTActactgctgctgaagaacttgaacctAATGAGCTCTCCAAAGTGGTAAGTTCTGTTGGCGAAGAACCAATTATACGAGAAAATACCGAATCATCCAGATGGTGGTCCTGGATATCGAATAGGAACGCTACGAAGAGTTCTGGAAACTTGACTGAACCTGTTACAGCCGTCAGCGAAAACGATAACGAACATCAACATGAAAATGAACTTAGAAAAtccaccaaagaagcagaaaataTTATCAAAATTAAGACGTCAGCATACTTGAAACCAAGTTCATGGGCTTTTTACAAAAGAGTAGGTGATGATTGCGGCCAGATATCGATCATGGGCACAAAATCACTTAAGGAGCCTCTCACAGTACAGCATGACATTCAATGCCAGTTTTATATAAAGGAACAGGACAGATTCAAAACGgatgtcaaagaagatgctCTTGAATTATCTCAAATTGACTCATCTGTGGTTATTCCAAAATTGGATTGGAACTACAGAAATCTAACCACCAGAACAAAACTGCGAATTCTTGTCTCTTCGATAGGAGGACCTGTGCAGAAATGTTTCCTTGGAGAAACACATCTATATCATGACTCTAGGTACAGTCGGCGATCCAAGACCGTAGAACATAAGAAGGCTGTTATTGTTGGAGTTCACagctttcttcctttacAGTTGGTGGAAAAGTTTTTTAATGAACCGACTGGCAGTTCAGATGAAATGGTGGAGATGACAAGATTACAGTTATTGAAATGGGGGGAGGAGCATAACACTGAATTGGAAATAGAAACAATAGCATTGGATGGATATGGAAGTATATTTGACCGTGTGAGTAACTGCATTTCGTTGATGGAGAACTGGATTACTTCAGTAGAAGAGTGCGATATTTTACTGATGGTTAGTAATATGCAGAGTGTCGCAATTTctgttcatcttctttcaagaCTCATTACTGCCGGGTATTTGAATAATGTGTCGAAGGTTGGTATGATAAATATTGGAGGGTCATTTTTGGGGCCTGCTATTGGGTTGGATTCGAAATTGACAGTCAAACCTCATAGTAGCCAGTCTTTGGAGAATGATATTCTTCTGGAGTTATTTGATTTCCAAGATCGAGAAACATTGCAGAGCCGGGAATTGATCAGGCATATGAAAATTCTTATTAGTCAGAACGTGAAGATATCATTTATCGGGTCGATGACACATCCGATAGTGCCGATATACTCGTCACTATGCGTTCATTTAGCACATCCCAATATCTACAGAGCGATATACGTAGATGGAGCCAGTAATCAGCCTGATTTCTTGGTGACATTACTAAATTTGGCTCTTACagtgaagaatttgaataTGGAAGATCATAAATTACTACTAGAATTGAGCAACTTCTTCCTAGAGAGCGGCAATCGGATGAAGGACAGCAAAGTTAGGGCAAATTCCATGATAGAAAATGGTAATGTCTACCGGATAGGAATTCGAAATATGCTAGAGACATCGGATTTGATGTTTGAGCGACCTGTTAAGGAAGAGGTTTTCgacttgaaagaattcAATATGAACGAATACCATTTACCATGGTGCATGAGAGGATTTATGGAGGAAATGggaaaattgaagagaaaagaggaaaaaagaagggaCCAACGCATTACAATAGATACACAACAAATGATCGAACAACTCTTGGAAGAATTCAGATCATGGGAACCCAAGGAAAAAGAGTACAGGGATTTGAGATACTGTATTGAAgcattgaaggagatgaaagGATCAGAGCTAATGTGA
- the FTR1 gene encoding high-affinity iron permease, translated as MAANGIFNVSVFFIVFRECLEAVIVISILLAFVKQSLSSDKNKKVKKKLYTQIWVGSLAGIFLCLCVGAGFIGAYYSLGKNLWANSEDLWEGIFSIIATFLITIMGVAMLRINKMQQKWRIKIARALTTPPAEKWGRFKISYLAKKYSMFILPFITTLREGLECVVFVGGVGIGSPAKSFPLPVICGFIAGIAVGLLLYYGGSTSSLQIFLCLSTSILYLIAAGLFSRGVWDFETNRFNHKTGGDASESGSGPGSYDISTSVWHVNCCNPETDNGWDVFNALLGWQNSATYGSVISYNVYWLCLIVFLLLLLFQEKRGHLPFTKNLTFTKVNPMYYIKRGEKDELNEAEQQELFRKAHQQLNDRADALEEEDQRNATKLDDSVELEDVIHTDVPTQTAKIDA; from the coding sequence ATGGCCGCAAACGGTATTTTCAATGTCTCGGTGTTTTTCATCGTCTTCCGTGAATGCTTGGAGGCTGTTATTGTCATCTCCATTTTGTTGGCCTTCGTCAAGCAGTCACTTTCTTCGgataagaataagaaagtgaaaaagaagctttATACGCAGATCTGGGTGGGTTCCCTTGCGGGTATCTTCCTCTGTCTTTGCGTTGGTGCTGGTTTTATTGGAGCATATTATTCTCTTGGTAAAAATCTCTGGGCCAATTCTGAAGACCTCTGGGAAGGTATTTTCAGTATCATTGCAACCTTCTTGATTACTATTATGGGTGTTGCCATGTTAAGAATTAACAAGATGCAGCAGAAATGGAGAATCAAGATCGCTAGAGCCTTGACTACTCCTCCTGCCGAAAAGTGGGGTCGTTTTAAGATAAGCTACCTCGCCAAGAAGTACTCCATGTTCATTCTTCCCTTCATTACTACTTTAAGAGAAGGATTGGAATGTGTGGtttttgttggtggtgttgGTATTGGTTCTCCTGCCAAATCTTTTCCGTTGCCTGTCATCTGTGGCTTTATCGCCGGTATTGCTGTCGGCCTTCTCCTTTACTATGGAGGATCCACCTCATCTTTACAAATATTCCTTTGCCTCTCTACCTCTATTCTTTATTTGATTGCTGCTGGTTTGTTTTCCAGAGGTGTTTGGGATTTCGAGACCAACCGATTCAACCATAAAACCGGAGGCGATGCATCTGAAAGTGGTTCTGGTCCGGGTTCTTATGATATTTCTACATCTGTTTGGCACGTCAACTGCTGCAACCCGGAGACTGATAATGGTTGGGACGTTTTCAACGCTCTTTTGGGATGGCAAAATAGTGCCACTTATGGCTCTGTCATTTCCTATAACGTCTATTGGTTGTGCTTGATTGTTTTCTTACTTCTATTACTATTCCAAGAAAAGCGTGGTCACTTACCATTCACTAAAAATTTGACCTTCACCAAGGTTAATCCAATGTACTACATTAAGCGTGGTGAAAAggatgaattgaatgagGCCGAACAGCAAGAATTGTTCCGTAAGGCCCATCAGCAGCTTAATGACC